A single window of Flavobacterium sp. 140616W15 DNA harbors:
- a CDS encoding tagaturonate reductase encodes MKKLNRENIGLSDKLPIKIVQFGEGNFLRAFVEFAFQKLNQDANFNAGIAVVQPIDKGLVNMINDQDGLYTLFMKGIKKGEEIQEKELITNIVKAIDPYASFNEFLALAKEEELAFIISNTTEAGIEYIASDKPTMQPPVSFPAKLTVLLYERFKHFNGDKTKALTIIPCELINYNSDTLKEIILKYCADWSLEVDFTLWLLNHCSFHNTLVDRIVPGYPKDEIEEYNKQLDYSDNLIVSAETFFLWVIEGDDKLKAKLPFEKTDLDVKIVADMQPYRTRKVRILNGAHTAMVPFSLLYGNETVKETVDNLFTGTFVNKAVFDEINETLNMDKDELISFSDEVLDRFRNPFIKHLLSSIALNSISKFKVRVLPSLVEYVAIHNKLPVHLTFAFACLIRFYKGTWQNQTLPVNDSEDIVSFFAKTWKSDDYYEIATQVLRNKNFWDEDLTSIKSLQDTIAIALSEIELNGIEQGFVNYEKKLK; translated from the coding sequence ATGAAAAAACTAAATAGAGAAAATATAGGGTTATCTGATAAGCTTCCAATAAAAATTGTTCAATTTGGAGAAGGGAATTTTTTGAGAGCATTTGTAGAATTTGCTTTTCAGAAACTGAATCAGGATGCCAATTTTAATGCAGGAATTGCTGTTGTGCAACCTATCGATAAAGGATTGGTAAACATGATTAATGATCAAGATGGTTTGTATACATTATTCATGAAAGGAATAAAAAAAGGAGAAGAAATTCAAGAAAAAGAATTGATTACCAATATTGTAAAAGCAATAGATCCTTATGCTTCCTTTAATGAGTTTTTGGCTTTGGCCAAAGAAGAAGAATTAGCTTTTATTATTTCTAATACTACCGAAGCAGGTATAGAATACATTGCTAGTGATAAGCCTACAATGCAACCGCCAGTTTCATTCCCTGCTAAATTAACAGTGCTTTTATATGAAAGATTCAAGCATTTTAATGGTGATAAAACCAAAGCATTGACAATTATTCCTTGTGAATTAATCAATTATAACTCGGATACTTTAAAGGAAATTATATTAAAATATTGTGCTGATTGGAGTTTAGAAGTTGATTTTACATTATGGCTTTTAAATCATTGTAGTTTTCACAATACATTAGTAGACCGTATTGTTCCGGGCTATCCAAAAGATGAAATAGAAGAATATAACAAGCAGTTGGATTATTCAGATAATTTGATTGTAAGTGCCGAAACTTTCTTTTTATGGGTTATTGAAGGTGATGATAAACTAAAAGCTAAGCTTCCGTTTGAGAAAACCGATTTAGATGTAAAGATTGTAGCCGATATGCAACCTTATAGAACTCGTAAAGTTCGCATTTTAAATGGAGCGCATACAGCAATGGTTCCGTTTTCTCTACTTTATGGAAATGAAACGGTAAAAGAAACTGTAGATAATCTATTTACAGGAACGTTTGTAAATAAAGCTGTTTTTGATGAAATAAACGAAACATTAAATATGGATAAGGACGAACTAATAAGCTTCTCTGATGAAGTCTTAGATCGTTTTAGAAATCCATTTATCAAGCATTTATTATCTAGTATTGCATTGAACTCTATTTCGAAATTTAAAGTTCGTGTTTTGCCAAGTTTAGTCGAATATGTCGCAATTCACAACAAGCTTCCAGTTCATTTAACGTTTGCATTTGCTTGTTTGATTCGTTTTTATAAAGGCACTTGGCAAAACCAAACTTTACCTGTTAATGACAGTGAAGACATAGTTAGCTTTTTTGCTAAAACATGGAAATCAGATGATTATTATGAAATCGCAACTCAGGTGTTGCGAAATAAAAACTTTTGGGATGAAGATTTAACATCGATTAAATCATTACAAGACACGATTGCAATTGCCTTATCAGAAATTGAATTGAACGGAATTGAGCAAGGTTTTGTCAATTATGAAAAGAAAT
- a CDS encoding bifunctional 4-hydroxy-2-oxoglutarate aldolase/2-dehydro-3-deoxy-phosphogluconate aldolase — protein sequence MAKYSRIEVATTMKENGMIPLFFHSDIALSKKVLKACYDGGSRLMEFTSRGDFAFEVFGALNKYALAELPGMILGVGSVTDAAAASLYMQLGANFIVTPVLREDIAIACNRRKVLWSPGCGTLTEIAKAEELGCEIVKLFPADTYGPDFIKGIKGPSPWTSIMPTGGVFPTEESLSSWLNAGATCVGLGSQLISKEILDKNDFEGLKNKVSEVLEIIKKIRK from the coding sequence ATGGCAAAATATTCAAGAATAGAAGTAGCTACAACAATGAAAGAAAATGGTATGATTCCGTTGTTTTTTCATTCGGATATAGCGCTAAGTAAGAAAGTATTAAAAGCTTGTTACGATGGTGGTTCCCGATTAATGGAATTTACTAGTCGAGGCGATTTTGCTTTTGAAGTATTTGGGGCTTTAAATAAATACGCTTTAGCTGAATTACCCGGAATGATTCTGGGTGTAGGATCGGTAACAGATGCGGCCGCAGCTTCTTTATACATGCAATTGGGAGCTAATTTTATTGTAACGCCAGTACTCAGAGAAGATATTGCAATAGCTTGTAATCGCCGTAAAGTATTATGGTCACCTGGTTGTGGTACACTTACAGAGATTGCCAAAGCCGAAGAATTAGGTTGTGAAATTGTAAAATTATTTCCAGCAGATACCTATGGACCAGATTTTATAAAAGGAATAAAAGGCCCATCGCCCTGGACGAGTATTATGCCAACGGGTGGAGTTTTTCCAACTGAAGAAAGTTTGTCATCTTGGTTAAATGCAGGGGCAACTTGCGTAGGACTTGGTTCGCAATTAATCTCAAAAGAAATATTAGATAAGAATGATTTTGAAGGTCTAAAAAACAAAGTCAGTGAAGTTCTTGAGATTATAAAAAAAATTAGAAAATAA
- a CDS encoding sugar kinase has protein sequence MNKVVAFGEIMLRLSTERHLRFSQAKTFGSNYGGGEFNVCVSLANYGVNAEFVTRLPENEIGASAVKEMRKMNVASQNVIYGGERLGIYFLETGAGTRGSNVVYDRAHSSMATIEKGLIDWEKVLEGADWFHWSGITPAISDSAAQACLEAIKVAHKLGITISCDLNYRSKLWQYGKTPCDVMPEMLQYSNVILGDIDTAYFMLGIPKVNPNYQDEKSLPVLYSKLFDLIPNLKTVATTLRYSVSASHQRIGGVLFDGKAIYNAAVQEVTPVVDRVGSGDAFMGGLIYGLLEYPNNNQRALDFAVATCCLKHTIAGDYNLVTLKEVENMLDGNSAGLVSR, from the coding sequence ATGAATAAAGTAGTTGCATTCGGTGAAATTATGTTGCGTCTTTCAACAGAGAGGCATCTTCGTTTTTCTCAAGCTAAAACATTTGGATCAAATTACGGGGGAGGCGAATTTAATGTTTGTGTGTCTTTGGCTAATTATGGTGTAAATGCTGAGTTTGTTACCAGATTACCTGAAAATGAAATTGGTGCTTCGGCAGTGAAAGAAATGCGAAAAATGAACGTAGCATCGCAAAATGTAATTTATGGTGGAGAACGTTTAGGAATTTATTTTCTGGAAACTGGCGCAGGAACACGAGGGAGCAATGTCGTTTATGACCGCGCACATAGCTCGATGGCAACTATCGAAAAAGGATTAATCGATTGGGAGAAAGTTTTGGAAGGTGCTGATTGGTTTCATTGGAGTGGAATTACTCCAGCGATTTCAGATAGTGCAGCCCAAGCCTGTTTAGAAGCTATTAAAGTGGCGCATAAATTAGGGATTACTATTTCATGTGATTTAAATTATAGATCAAAACTTTGGCAATATGGAAAAACTCCATGTGATGTAATGCCAGAGATGTTACAATATAGCAATGTTATTTTAGGAGATATTGATACAGCGTATTTTATGCTTGGAATTCCTAAAGTAAATCCTAATTATCAGGATGAGAAATCACTTCCTGTTTTGTACAGTAAGTTATTCGATTTGATTCCAAATTTAAAAACTGTAGCAACCACGTTACGCTATTCTGTAAGTGCCTCTCATCAAAGAATTGGTGGTGTTTTATTTGATGGTAAAGCTATTTATAATGCTGCAGTGCAAGAGGTAACACCTGTTGTAGATCGTGTAGGTAGTGGTGATGCTTTTATGGGCGGGTTAATTTACGGATTACTGGAATACCCAAATAATAACCAAAGAGCATTAGATTTTGCTGTTGCGACTTGTTGCTTAAAACATACCATTGCAGGCGATTATAATTTGGTTACGTTAAAAGAAGTTGAAAATATGCTAGATGGTAATTCGGCAGGATTAGTATCAAGATAA